One region of Rhodocaloribacter litoris genomic DNA includes:
- a CDS encoding glycosyltransferase — protein MATAAGKRLVLLGPVYPFRGGIAHFTEAMYRGLRARGHTVEAVTFSRQYPRVLFPGKTQYEAARPADPVPAVRLLDSVNPVSWLRTARYIARRRPAAVLLAYWMPFFAPAFGTVVRYLRRRGIPSVAVVHNALPHERRPGDRVLGRYALRACAGYVTLSDAVTRDLAVLGVRGPVRQVVHPVYDRFGSPVPKAAARAALGLPLEAPVVLFFGFVRRYKGLHVLLDALPHVLRTLPDVRLVVAGEFYEDEAPYREQIAAHGLETRVVMHAEYIPDDAVATYFSAADLVVQPYVSATQSGVVQIAYHFERPVVVTDVGGLAEVVPHGRAGLVVPPGDPRALAGAILRFFRENLSERLVAGVRTEKQRYGWTPLLEALEALISPGAGR, from the coding sequence ATGGCGACGGCCGCCGGGAAACGACTCGTGTTACTGGGGCCGGTGTATCCGTTCCGGGGGGGCATCGCGCACTTCACGGAGGCGATGTACCGGGGGCTGCGGGCGCGCGGGCACACGGTCGAGGCGGTCACGTTCTCCCGCCAGTATCCCCGGGTGCTCTTTCCGGGTAAGACGCAGTATGAGGCCGCACGGCCGGCCGACCCGGTGCCGGCCGTGCGGCTGCTGGACAGCGTCAACCCGGTGAGCTGGCTTCGTACGGCCCGGTACATCGCCCGTCGCCGTCCCGCCGCCGTCCTGCTGGCGTACTGGATGCCGTTCTTCGCCCCGGCTTTCGGCACCGTGGTCCGGTATCTGCGCCGGCGGGGTATCCCTTCGGTCGCGGTCGTGCACAACGCCCTGCCGCACGAGCGACGGCCGGGGGATCGGGTGCTGGGCCGCTATGCCCTCCGGGCCTGTGCCGGGTACGTCACCCTCTCCGATGCCGTGACGCGCGACCTGGCCGTTCTCGGGGTGCGCGGGCCGGTGCGGCAGGTGGTGCACCCCGTCTATGACCGGTTCGGCTCCCCCGTGCCGAAGGCGGCGGCGCGGGCCGCGCTGGGTCTTCCGCTCGAGGCGCCGGTAGTGCTCTTCTTCGGCTTCGTGCGCCGGTACAAGGGGCTCCACGTTCTCCTCGACGCCCTGCCCCACGTCCTCCGCACGCTGCCCGACGTGCGGCTCGTCGTGGCCGGCGAGTTCTACGAGGACGAGGCGCCGTACCGCGAGCAGATCGCCGCCCACGGCCTCGAGACCCGTGTGGTGATGCACGCCGAATACATACCGGACGACGCCGTGGCGACCTATTTCTCCGCGGCCGATCTGGTGGTGCAGCCCTACGTTTCTGCCACGCAGAGCGGGGTGGTGCAGATCGCCTACCACTTCGAACGGCCGGTCGTGGTCACCGACGTGGGCGGGCTGGCCGAGGTGGTGCCGCACGGGCGGGCCGGCCTGGTGGTGCCGCCCGGCGACCCGCGGGCCCTCGCCGGCGCGATCCTGCGCTTCTTCCGGGAGAACCTGTCCGAACGGCTGGTCGCGGGTGTCCGAACCGAGAAGCAGAGATATGGCTGGACGCCCCTCCTCGAAGCCCTCGAAGCGCTGATTTCGCCGGGCGCCGGACGTTGA
- a CDS encoding nucleotidyltransferase family protein produces MNETRPREKLPVVVLCAGGTPLTGALVHYLQVRGFAEIVLAGVPEGHPGWNSGGVHAVPEDGTAALGAAVRVVARRTPLIVWRGDTFFTGDPDWLVAFHVLRKAPVTLALVRASRPGRFLIVETGEKGVVTALRDATPAAEAAWVYAGVAVCAPSFLDTLPAGETVSVERVLSRRVGSGLYGCRFPAARCFDLHRPEEAAQAAALLDTYPR; encoded by the coding sequence ATGAACGAAACCCGTCCGCGCGAGAAGCTGCCGGTCGTCGTCCTGTGCGCAGGAGGGACGCCCCTGACGGGCGCTCTCGTGCACTACCTGCAGGTACGGGGGTTCGCCGAGATCGTGCTGGCCGGTGTTCCGGAAGGGCATCCCGGCTGGAACAGCGGCGGGGTGCACGCCGTGCCGGAAGACGGGACGGCGGCGCTTGGGGCGGCGGTCCGGGTGGTCGCCCGCCGTACCCCGCTCATCGTGTGGCGGGGCGATACGTTTTTCACGGGAGATCCGGACTGGCTCGTCGCGTTCCATGTTCTCCGGAAAGCCCCGGTCACGCTGGCGCTGGTCCGGGCGTCGCGGCCCGGGCGTTTCCTCATCGTGGAGACGGGAGAAAAGGGCGTGGTGACGGCACTCCGCGACGCCACGCCGGCGGCGGAGGCGGCCTGGGTGTACGCCGGTGTGGCCGTGTGTGCGCCGTCTTTTCTGGATACCCTGCCGGCGGGCGAGACGGTTTCCGTCGAGCGGGTGCTGTCCCGCCGGGTCGGGAGCGGGCTCTACGGCTGTCGTTTTCCCGCCGCCCGCTGCTTCGATCTCCACCGGCCGGAGGAGGCCGCACAGGCAGCGGCCCTCCTGGACACCTACCCGCGCTGA
- a CDS encoding CBS domain-containing protein — MNIADLISQATPPLKPTDTVEFALGLLMEFRVRHLPVVDDERKLLGVVSEDQLLETAGPDVRLGTMMGPEPVAARPDTHIFDATKLMIEHDMTALPVADATGRYVGLVQRHDLFEQFARMLSTNETGAILSLEIEPRDYALSKLIYTIEQNDVRVLSISTEPANAHPDGKRRVTVKLNVTDAARVRHMLEHQGYHVVASFGEDEDDEDFLYRIQEFMRYLEV; from the coding sequence ATGAACATTGCTGATCTCATAAGCCAGGCGACGCCGCCGCTGAAACCGACCGACACGGTCGAGTTTGCGCTGGGGTTGCTGATGGAGTTTCGGGTACGTCATCTGCCCGTGGTCGATGACGAGCGGAAGCTGCTTGGTGTGGTTTCGGAAGATCAGCTTCTCGAGACGGCCGGGCCCGACGTCCGGCTGGGCACCATGATGGGGCCGGAGCCCGTCGCGGCCCGCCCGGATACCCACATTTTCGACGCCACGAAGCTCATGATCGAGCACGACATGACGGCCCTCCCGGTGGCCGATGCCACCGGCCGGTACGTCGGGCTCGTCCAGCGGCATGACCTCTTCGAACAGTTCGCCCGGATGCTGTCCACCAACGAGACCGGGGCCATCCTCTCGCTCGAGATCGAGCCGCGGGACTATGCCCTCTCGAAGCTCATCTACACGATCGAACAGAACGACGTCCGGGTGCTGTCCATCTCCACGGAGCCGGCCAATGCCCATCCGGACGGCAAGCGACGGGTGACGGTCAAGCTCAACGTCACCGATGCCGCGCGGGTCCGGCACATGCTCGAGCACCAGGGCTATCACGTCGTGGCCAGCTTCGGCGAAGACGAGGACGACGAGGACTTCCTCTACCGCATCCAGGAGTTCATGCGCTACCTGGAAGTCTGA
- a CDS encoding glycosyltransferase family 2 protein: MENPELSIIVPVLDEAASLPELARRLRDVCGRAGYRFEVWLVDDGSTDGSWEVIERLHEDDPRFLGLRFRRNYGKSAALAVGFERARGRYVVTLDADLQDDPEEIPALIELLESGHDLVSGWKKKRRDPLSKTIPSRFFNFITRIISGIPLHDFNCGLKAYRREVVKSVRIYGELHRYIPVLAKWEGFDRITEKPVAHHPRQYGRTKFGLERFIRGFLDLLTVLFMTRFAARPMHFFGTLGTLAFIGGFLVSLWITLDKLIFGNYIGDRPLLLLGVLLILVGVQMFTTGLIGEILVRPRMERTEAYQIREALLPDEQAEAV, from the coding sequence ATGGAGAACCCCGAACTGAGCATCATCGTCCCCGTCCTGGACGAGGCGGCTTCTCTGCCCGAGCTGGCCCGCCGCCTCCGGGACGTGTGCGGGCGGGCCGGGTACCGTTTCGAAGTGTGGCTCGTCGACGACGGCTCGACCGACGGCTCGTGGGAGGTCATCGAACGCCTGCATGAGGACGACCCCCGCTTCCTGGGGCTGCGCTTCCGGCGCAATTACGGCAAGTCGGCCGCGCTGGCCGTCGGCTTCGAACGGGCCCGCGGGCGCTACGTCGTCACGCTGGATGCCGACCTGCAGGACGATCCCGAGGAGATCCCGGCCCTGATCGAGCTCCTCGAAAGCGGGCACGACCTCGTCAGCGGCTGGAAGAAAAAACGGCGCGATCCGCTCAGCAAGACCATCCCCAGCCGGTTCTTCAACTTCATCACCCGCATTATCTCCGGCATCCCGCTCCACGACTTCAACTGCGGGCTGAAGGCCTACCGCCGTGAGGTGGTCAAGAGCGTGCGGATCTACGGCGAACTGCACCGGTACATCCCGGTCCTGGCGAAGTGGGAGGGCTTCGACCGTATCACCGAGAAGCCGGTTGCCCATCATCCGCGGCAATACGGGCGGACGAAGTTCGGTCTCGAGCGCTTCATCCGGGGCTTTCTGGACCTGCTCACGGTGCTGTTCATGACGCGCTTTGCCGCCCGTCCGATGCATTTCTTCGGCACGCTCGGCACGCTGGCCTTCATCGGGGGGTTCCTCGTCAGCCTCTGGATCACCCTCGACAAGCTCATCTTCGGCAACTACATCGGCGACCGGCCGCTGTTGCTGCTCGGGGTGTTGCTCATCCTCGTCGGCGTGCAGATGTTTACGACCGGGCTCATCGGTGAAATACTGGTTCGCCCGCGCATGGAGCGCACCGAGGCCTACCAGATTCGGGAAGCCCTGTTGCCGGACGAACAGGCGGAAGCGGTCTGA
- the hflX gene encoding GTPase HflX, which yields MYSTQQRTRESAILVGVIKPGESRWETEDSLDELELLADTAGAYVTDRVTQSLSRINAATYVGKGKVEVLRRLVAERGTDLVIFDDDLSPVQIRNLERALQCKLVDRTALILDIFASRAQTAVAKTQVELAQLDYLRTRLTRQWTHLSRQKGGIGTKGPGETQIETDRRLIGYRMATLRRRLEEIDRQRTTQRQRREAFTRVSLVGYTNAGKSTLMNALADAGVLAENRLFATLDATTRLVALAPNKQVLLSDTVGFIRKLPHRLIESFKSTLDEVRESDVLLHLVDATHPRFEDQIRVVQATLKELGAHEKPALLVFNKIDALREHGLLGALREEYPESAFVSALRGIGLGELKQKLLALIERDYVERVVYVPVAEARTLAHLRQVADVVSEAYLYAQDGREVLPVARLHLRASPRVFLDLKPALEAYAGLRPLPEAAVQGAGLPAGTHRAASRL from the coding sequence TTGTATTCAACCCAGCAACGTACGCGCGAGTCCGCCATCCTCGTGGGGGTGATCAAACCCGGGGAGAGCCGGTGGGAGACCGAGGACTCGCTGGACGAACTCGAGCTGCTGGCCGATACGGCCGGGGCCTACGTCACCGACCGCGTCACCCAGTCGCTCAGCCGCATCAACGCGGCCACGTATGTGGGCAAGGGCAAGGTCGAAGTCCTGCGGCGCCTCGTCGCCGAGCGGGGCACCGACCTGGTCATCTTCGACGACGACCTCTCGCCCGTGCAGATCCGCAACCTGGAGCGGGCCCTCCAGTGCAAGCTCGTCGACCGCACGGCCCTCATCCTCGACATCTTTGCCAGCCGTGCCCAGACGGCCGTGGCCAAGACGCAGGTGGAGCTGGCCCAGCTCGATTACCTCCGCACGCGACTGACCCGGCAGTGGACGCACCTCTCCCGGCAGAAAGGGGGCATCGGCACGAAGGGGCCGGGTGAGACGCAGATTGAGACGGACCGCCGCCTCATCGGCTATCGCATGGCCACGCTCCGACGCCGCCTCGAAGAGATCGACCGGCAGCGGACCACCCAGCGCCAGCGCCGCGAGGCCTTCACCCGCGTCTCCCTCGTGGGCTATACCAATGCCGGTAAGTCCACGCTGATGAATGCCCTGGCCGATGCCGGCGTGCTGGCCGAGAACCGTCTCTTTGCCACACTCGACGCCACCACGCGCCTGGTGGCCCTGGCGCCGAACAAACAGGTGCTCCTCTCCGACACGGTGGGCTTCATCCGCAAACTCCCCCACCGGCTCATCGAAAGCTTCAAGAGCACACTCGACGAAGTGCGCGAGAGCGATGTGCTGTTGCACCTCGTCGATGCCACCCACCCGCGCTTCGAGGATCAGATCCGCGTCGTCCAGGCAACCCTGAAGGAGCTGGGGGCGCATGAGAAACCGGCGCTGCTGGTGTTCAATAAGATAGACGCACTCCGGGAGCACGGCCTGCTCGGCGCCCTTCGCGAGGAATACCCGGAGAGCGCCTTCGTGTCGGCGCTGCGGGGCATCGGGCTCGGGGAACTCAAACAGAAGCTGCTCGCGTTGATCGAGCGCGACTACGTCGAACGGGTGGTCTACGTGCCGGTGGCCGAAGCCCGTACGCTGGCCCACCTCCGGCAGGTCGCCGACGTGGTGTCCGAGGCCTACCTGTATGCACAGGACGGCAGGGAGGTGCTGCCCGTCGCCCGGCTCCATTTGCGCGCCAGCCCCCGCGTTTTTCTCGATCTGAAGCCGGCGCTGGAGGCCTACGCCGGCCTGCGCCCGCTGCCCGAAGCGGCCGTGCAGGGCGCCGGCCTCCCGGCGGGCACGCACCGGGCCGCCTCCCGATTGTAA
- a CDS encoding class I SAM-dependent methyltransferase — protein sequence MRYDPVKDRLGAFFSRRPLLQKLFYRLLDLFFLRSWYVRREVKRLLGAYPSSRRLDVLDAGTGFGQYAYFIARTFPNARVLAVDVKHDYLENARRFFARTPCADRVTLACEDLTDLKAEGPFDLILSVDVMEHIEDDRAVFRHFARVLRPGGHVLINTPSDLGGSDVHAAGEEGFIEEHVRDGYNRDELAAKLREAGLEPVRARYTYGPPGALAWRLMIKYPMLLLGKSWLFALVLPLYYLPVLPLGMLLHALDLRGEHAAGTGLLVLARKPAASA from the coding sequence ATGCGATACGATCCCGTCAAGGACCGGCTCGGTGCGTTCTTCAGCCGCCGGCCGCTGCTTCAGAAGCTCTTCTACCGTCTCCTCGACCTCTTCTTCCTGCGGTCGTGGTACGTGCGCCGTGAGGTGAAGCGGTTGCTCGGGGCCTACCCGTCGTCGCGCCGCCTCGACGTGCTCGACGCCGGGACCGGCTTCGGGCAGTATGCCTATTTCATCGCCCGCACCTTTCCCAACGCCCGCGTCCTGGCCGTCGACGTCAAGCACGACTACCTCGAAAACGCCCGGCGCTTCTTCGCGCGAACGCCCTGTGCCGACCGGGTGACGCTGGCCTGCGAGGACCTCACCGATCTGAAGGCCGAGGGGCCCTTCGACCTCATCCTCTCGGTGGATGTGATGGAGCACATCGAGGACGACCGCGCCGTCTTCCGCCATTTCGCCCGGGTACTCCGGCCGGGCGGGCACGTGCTCATCAACACCCCCTCGGACCTGGGCGGCTCTGACGTCCACGCGGCCGGCGAAGAAGGCTTCATCGAGGAGCACGTCCGCGACGGCTACAACCGCGACGAGCTCGCCGCCAAGTTGCGCGAAGCCGGGCTGGAGCCGGTGCGCGCCCGCTACACGTACGGCCCGCCCGGGGCGCTGGCCTGGCGCCTGATGATCAAGTACCCGATGCTGTTGCTCGGGAAAAGCTGGCTCTTTGCGCTGGTGCTGCCCCTCTATTACCTGCCCGTGTTGCCGCTGGGGATGCTCCTGCATGCCCTCGACCTGCGCGGCGAGCACGCGGCCGGCACGGGGCTGCTCGTCCTCGCCCGGAAGCCGGCGGCGTCCGCCTAG
- a CDS encoding CTP synthase has translation MQTKYIFVTGGVTSSLGKGIICASLGRLLEARGLRVTIQKFDPYINVDPGTMNPYEHGEVYVTDDGAETDLDLGHYERFLGEPTSQANNVTTGRIYLEVITKERAGAYLGKTVQVVPHIIDEIKAWMLKLGETGRYDVVITEIGGTVGDIESQPYLEAIRQLRYELGVRNTLNVHLTLVPFLEAAGELKTKPTQHSVKTLLSYGLQPDVLVCRADRPLDDGLRRKIALFCNVEPRAVITARDAESIYEVPLLMEEEGLDDIVIERLRIAEDLGPDRELTEPRMEGWIEFLRRLKSPKGTVRIALVGKYVAHQDAYKSISESFTLAGAEHEVQVEVKYVLSDDLTEENVAEVLGDVAGVLVAPGFGERGIEGKIRAIRYARENDLPFFGICLGMQCAVIEFARNVCRWENAHSTEFDPETPYPVIDLMEEQKRIADKGGTMRLGAYDCYVIDGSRARAIYGVADVKERHRHRYELNNVLRYKLLEHGMHFTGINPTRDLVEIIELPEKRWFIGVQFHPEYKSVVGRPHPLFLSFVEACVAYAKEKDMVKTPRRPRREKVLQLASVKV, from the coding sequence GTGCAGACCAAGTACATCTTCGTGACCGGCGGCGTCACGTCTTCGCTGGGGAAAGGGATCATCTGTGCCTCGCTCGGGCGGTTGCTCGAGGCCCGGGGCCTGCGGGTGACGATCCAGAAGTTCGATCCGTACATCAACGTCGATCCCGGGACGATGAACCCGTACGAGCACGGCGAGGTGTACGTCACCGACGACGGGGCCGAAACCGACCTGGACCTCGGCCACTACGAGCGGTTTCTGGGGGAACCCACCAGCCAGGCCAACAACGTCACCACCGGGCGGATCTATCTGGAGGTCATCACGAAGGAGCGGGCCGGGGCCTACCTGGGCAAGACCGTGCAGGTCGTCCCCCACATCATCGACGAGATCAAGGCCTGGATGCTCAAACTCGGCGAGACGGGCCGCTACGACGTGGTCATCACCGAGATCGGCGGTACCGTGGGTGACATCGAGAGCCAGCCCTACCTCGAAGCCATCCGGCAGCTCCGCTACGAGCTCGGCGTGCGCAACACGCTCAACGTACACCTGACGCTGGTGCCGTTCCTCGAAGCCGCCGGCGAGCTGAAGACCAAGCCCACCCAGCACTCGGTCAAGACGCTGCTTTCCTACGGGCTTCAGCCGGACGTGCTCGTCTGCCGTGCCGATCGTCCCCTCGACGATGGTCTCCGCCGCAAGATCGCGCTCTTCTGTAACGTCGAGCCGCGCGCCGTCATCACCGCCCGCGACGCCGAGTCGATCTACGAGGTGCCGCTGCTGATGGAGGAGGAGGGCCTGGACGACATCGTCATCGAACGCCTCCGCATCGCCGAAGACCTGGGACCGGACCGGGAGCTGACCGAGCCCCGGATGGAGGGGTGGATCGAGTTTCTGCGCCGGCTCAAGTCTCCGAAGGGAACCGTCCGCATCGCGCTCGTCGGGAAGTACGTCGCGCATCAGGATGCCTACAAGTCGATCAGCGAGAGCTTCACGCTGGCCGGGGCCGAACACGAGGTGCAGGTGGAGGTCAAGTACGTCCTTTCGGACGACCTCACCGAGGAGAACGTTGCCGAGGTGCTGGGCGACGTGGCCGGGGTGCTCGTGGCACCCGGCTTCGGCGAGCGCGGCATCGAGGGGAAGATCCGGGCCATCCGCTACGCCCGGGAGAACGACCTGCCCTTCTTCGGCATCTGCCTGGGCATGCAGTGCGCCGTCATCGAGTTTGCGCGCAACGTCTGTCGCTGGGAAAACGCCCACTCGACCGAGTTCGACCCGGAGACGCCCTATCCGGTCATCGACCTGATGGAGGAGCAGAAACGCATCGCCGACAAGGGCGGCACCATGCGGCTCGGTGCCTACGACTGCTATGTGATCGACGGCTCGCGCGCCCGCGCCATCTACGGTGTGGCCGATGTAAAGGAGCGCCACCGCCATCGCTACGAGCTGAACAACGTGCTCCGCTACAAGCTGCTCGAGCACGGCATGCACTTCACCGGGATCAACCCGACGCGCGACCTGGTCGAGATCATCGAGCTGCCGGAGAAGCGGTGGTTCATCGGGGTGCAGTTTCACCCGGAGTACAAGAGTGTCGTCGGGCGGCCCCACCCGCTCTTCCTGTCGTTCGTCGAGGCGTGCGTGGCGTACGCGAAGGAAAAGGACATGGTGAAGACGCCCCGCCGCCCGCGCCGGGAGAAGGTGCTCCAGCTCGCCTCCGTGAAGGTTTGA
- a CDS encoding DNA gyrase subunit B has product MSQSEARTNGYSAQSIQVLEGLEAVRKRPAMYIGDVGIRGLHHLVYEVVDNAIDEALAGYCNRIEVIINEDGSVTVRDNGRGIPVDIHPSEGRSALEVVMTTLHAGGKFDKNTYKVSGGLHGVGVSCVNALSTELIATVKRDGYVWRQRYQKGHPITEVEQIRPLEPGEETGTEVQFWPDGSIFQTTEFRFDTLAERLRELAYLNRNVYIAIEDRREEDENLRREEYHFEGGIVEFVDYLDETRTPIIEETIYIADEEAEVPVELAMRYNAGYTENVLSFVNNINTHEGGTHISGFRRALTRTLKTYAEQNNLLKNVKFELSGDDFREGLTAVLSVKVAEPQFEGQTKTKLGNSEVQGAVESLVSEKLKIWLEDHPREAKKIIDKVVLAAQARAAARKARELVQRKSAFGSGGLPGKLADCASRDPAVCELYLVEGDSAGGSAKQARDRHFQAILPLRGKILNVEKARLDKVLANEEIKNIVTALGTGLATTSEDFDLAGLRYHKIILMSVDAEEHVFVRGPQGVRMVKIGAFIDEALPGPAGDGYDKRSGEDLGDVLCFDVDTHEVRFRPIKSVIRHPVDEPLFQVETAYGRSVRVTASHSVFVYEDGAVRLKRGDALRVGDRVVAPRRLALPAQAPEALDLLRLLHAVPEAARQVWVRGAGVEAWYRARVRAEYEDRPAMTAPRVSVPEAVGHRTAALRRASGRTNRDLCEAIGIRQPATFYAWERGTSRPQLDHWQAYLTAIGADVETVMEEVEVGPSRLDRTWDEQYRGAPANRVRPYVCLADLDASDLDWFDGRDDVMLTPVHYQTHGIPRYLPVTPDLMTLLGFYLAEGSCSERGGVRWTIGKRNRQVLPEMRQALERVFGLPPRVYEPNGRAGEMKLVNRVVALVWQHVFGFDGATAATKTIPDLVFNVSEPLRRAFLRGYLLGDGTVTGGRLSFSTVSRDLASGLMYLLSSLGVVASLSSRDPDGVVREIRGAPCQTRHRCWSVTVTAREDLERLQPVWAGLPGSDAIEARLDSPHPSVNRSFEPIGGDLIAVPIRAITEVEATNGQVYDFSVEADENFVAGIGGLCCHNTDADVDGAHIRTLLLTFFYRQLRPLVEQGHIYVALPPLYKVKQGKDERYAWTDEEMQAIVREMNEAGRGKVVVQRYKGLGEMNPEQLWETTMDPETRVLQQVTIEDAAAADRIFSTLMGDAVEPRRKFIERNAKYATIDA; this is encoded by the coding sequence ATGAGCCAATCCGAAGCGCGAACCAACGGCTATAGTGCCCAGAGCATCCAGGTGTTGGAGGGTCTGGAGGCGGTGCGAAAACGCCCGGCCATGTACATCGGCGATGTGGGCATCCGGGGCCTGCACCACCTCGTCTATGAAGTCGTCGACAACGCCATCGACGAGGCCCTGGCCGGCTACTGCAACCGCATCGAGGTCATCATCAACGAGGACGGCTCGGTCACCGTGCGGGACAACGGGCGCGGGATCCCGGTCGACATCCACCCCTCCGAAGGGCGCTCGGCCCTGGAGGTCGTCATGACCACCCTGCACGCCGGCGGCAAGTTCGACAAGAACACCTACAAGGTCTCCGGCGGGTTGCACGGTGTCGGCGTCTCGTGCGTCAACGCCCTCTCCACCGAACTCATCGCCACGGTGAAGCGGGACGGCTACGTGTGGCGGCAGCGCTATCAGAAAGGGCATCCCATCACCGAGGTCGAGCAGATCCGCCCGCTCGAGCCCGGCGAGGAGACGGGCACCGAGGTGCAGTTCTGGCCCGACGGCTCCATCTTCCAGACCACCGAGTTCCGGTTCGACACCCTGGCCGAACGCCTGCGCGAGCTCGCCTATCTGAACCGAAACGTCTACATCGCCATCGAAGACCGGCGCGAAGAAGACGAGAACCTCCGGCGCGAAGAGTACCACTTCGAAGGCGGTATCGTCGAGTTCGTCGACTACCTCGACGAGACGCGCACCCCCATCATCGAAGAAACCATCTATATCGCCGACGAGGAGGCCGAGGTGCCCGTCGAGCTGGCGATGCGGTACAATGCCGGCTACACCGAGAACGTGCTTTCCTTCGTCAACAACATCAACACGCACGAGGGGGGGACGCACATCTCGGGCTTCCGGCGGGCCCTCACCCGCACGCTCAAGACGTACGCCGAGCAGAACAACCTGCTCAAGAACGTCAAGTTCGAGCTCTCCGGCGACGACTTTCGCGAGGGGCTCACGGCCGTGCTCTCGGTCAAGGTGGCCGAGCCGCAGTTCGAGGGGCAGACGAAGACCAAGCTCGGCAACTCCGAGGTGCAGGGTGCCGTCGAGTCGCTCGTGAGCGAGAAGCTGAAGATCTGGCTGGAAGATCATCCCCGGGAGGCGAAGAAGATCATCGACAAGGTGGTGCTGGCGGCCCAGGCCCGCGCCGCCGCCCGGAAGGCCCGCGAGCTCGTCCAGCGCAAGAGTGCCTTCGGCAGCGGCGGCCTGCCCGGCAAGCTGGCCGACTGCGCCTCCCGGGATCCGGCCGTGTGCGAGCTTTATCTGGTGGAGGGGGATTCCGCCGGGGGCTCGGCCAAACAGGCCCGCGACCGGCATTTCCAGGCCATCCTCCCGCTGCGCGGCAAGATCCTCAACGTCGAAAAAGCCCGGCTGGACAAGGTGCTGGCCAACGAGGAGATCAAAAACATCGTCACGGCGCTCGGCACCGGGCTGGCCACTACGTCCGAAGACTTCGACCTCGCCGGCCTGCGTTACCACAAGATCATCCTGATGAGCGTGGACGCCGAAGAACACGTCTTCGTGCGCGGCCCACAGGGCGTGCGCATGGTCAAGATTGGCGCGTTCATCGATGAGGCGCTGCCCGGCCCGGCGGGCGACGGTTACGACAAGCGCTCCGGCGAGGATCTGGGGGACGTCCTGTGCTTCGACGTGGACACCCATGAGGTGCGCTTCCGGCCCATCAAAAGCGTGATCCGGCACCCGGTGGACGAGCCGCTCTTTCAGGTCGAGACGGCCTACGGGCGCTCCGTGCGGGTGACGGCCAGCCACAGCGTGTTCGTCTACGAGGACGGCGCGGTGCGGCTCAAGCGCGGCGACGCCCTGCGCGTCGGGGATCGGGTGGTGGCTCCGCGCCGGCTGGCGCTCCCGGCACAGGCCCCGGAGGCCCTCGACCTGTTGCGGCTTCTGCACGCGGTGCCGGAGGCGGCTCGCCAGGTATGGGTGCGCGGCGCCGGCGTTGAGGCATGGTACCGGGCACGCGTACGGGCCGAGTATGAAGACCGGCCGGCCATGACGGCCCCGCGGGTGAGCGTCCCCGAGGCGGTGGGCCACCGGACGGCCGCCCTGCGGCGCGCTTCCGGGCGGACGAACCGGGATCTCTGTGAAGCCATCGGCATCCGCCAGCCCGCGACGTTCTACGCCTGGGAGCGCGGCACCTCGCGCCCGCAGCTCGACCACTGGCAGGCCTACCTCACGGCGATCGGCGCCGACGTGGAGACGGTGATGGAGGAGGTGGAGGTGGGACCGAGCCGGCTGGACCGCACCTGGGACGAACAGTACCGGGGCGCGCCGGCCAACCGGGTGCGGCCCTACGTGTGCCTCGCCGACCTCGATGCCTCCGACCTGGACTGGTTCGACGGGCGCGACGACGTGATGCTGACGCCCGTACACTACCAGACGCACGGTATCCCCCGCTATCTCCCCGTTACGCCCGACCTCATGACCCTGCTCGGCTTCTACCTGGCCGAAGGGTCCTGCTCGGAGCGCGGCGGAGTGCGCTGGACCATCGGTAAGCGGAACCGGCAGGTGCTGCCGGAGATGCGCCAGGCGCTCGAACGGGTCTTCGGGCTTCCCCCCCGCGTGTACGAACCCAACGGACGTGCCGGAGAGATGAAGCTGGTCAACCGTGTGGTGGCCCTCGTCTGGCAACACGTCTTCGGGTTCGATGGCGCCACCGCCGCGACCAAAACCATTCCCGATCTCGTGTTCAACGTGTCCGAGCCGTTGCGCAGGGCGTTCCTGCGGGGCTACCTTCTCGGCGACGGGACGGTGACGGGCGGGCGCCTCTCGTTCTCCACGGTCTCCCGCGATCTGGCCAGCGGCCTGATGTACCTGCTCTCGTCGCTGGGGGTCGTGGCGTCCCTCTCGAGCCGGGATCCCGACGGGGTGGTCCGTGAGATCCGGGGCGCTCCGTGCCAGACCCGGCATCGGTGCTGGTCCGTGACGGTGACGGCCCGCGAGGATCTCGAACGCCTGCAGCCGGTCTGGGCCGGCTTGCCGGGCAGCGACGCCATCGAAGCGCGGCTGGACAGCCCCCACCCTTCGGTCAACCGCTCGTTCGAGCCGATCGGCGGCGATCTGATCGCGGTGCCCATCCGGGCCATCACCGAAGTCGAAGCCACCAACGGGCAGGTGTACGACTTCTCCGTGGAGGCGGACGAAAACTTCGTCGCCGGCATCGGCGGCCTCTGCTGCCACAACACGGATGCCGACGTGGACGGGGCCCACATTCGCACGCTTCTGCTGACGTTCTTCTACCGGCAGCTCCGCCCGCTCGTGGAGCAGGGCCACATCTATGTGGCGCTGCCGCCGCTCTACAAGGTCAAGCAGGGCAAGGACGAGCGCTATGCATGGACCGACGAGGAAATGCAGGCCATCGTCCGCGAGATGAACGAGGCGGGGCGCGGCAAGGTCGTCGTCCAGCGCTACAAGGGTCTCGGGGAGATGAATCCGGAGCAGCTCTGGGAGACGACGATGGACCCCGAGACGCGCGTGCTCCAGCAGGTGACGATCGAGGACGCCGCGGCCGCCGACCGGATCTTCTCCACCCTCATGGGGGACGCCGTCGAGCCGCGCCGCAAGTTCATCGAGCGCAACGCCAAGTACGCCACCATCGACGCCTGA